One genomic region from Pyxicephalus adspersus chromosome 1, UCB_Pads_2.0, whole genome shotgun sequence encodes:
- the MDH2 gene encoding malate dehydrogenase, mitochondrial yields the protein MFSRIARPAASGLVRGLSTSAQNNARVAVLGASGGIGQPLSLLLKNSPLISQLSLYDIAHTPGVAADLSHIETRAKVTGYIGAEQLPESLKGADVVVIPAGVPRKPGMTRDDLFNTNASIVATLTDACAKNCPEAMICIIANPVNSTIPITSEIFKRHGVYNPNRIFGVTTLDIVRANTFVAELKGLDPARVNVPVVGGHAGKTIIPLISQCTPKVEIPQDQLDPLTVRIQEAGTEVVKAKAGSGSATLSMAYAGARFVFSLLDAMNGKEGVVECSFVRSEETESPYFSTPLLLGKNGIEKNLGLGKLSAFEEKLVAEAMGELKASIKKGEDFAKNFK from the exons AACAATGCCAGAGTGGCAGTGCTTGGAGCCTCTGGAGGAATTGGGCAGCCTCTTTCCTTGCTGTTGAAGAACAGTCCTTTAATCAGCCAGCTTTCTCTCTATGATATTGCTCACACACCAGGGGTTGCCGCAGATCTGAGCCACATTGAAACCAGAGCCAAAGTAACAG GCTACATTGGAGCTGAACAACTTCCAGAGAGCCTGAAAGGTGCTGATGTTGTAGTCATCCCTGCTGGTGTTCCCAGGAAACCTG GCATGACCCGTGATGATCTCTTCAACACAAACGCATCTATTGTTGCCACACTGACTGATGCCTGTGCTAAAAACTGCCCAGAAGCCATGATTTGTATCATCGCCAACCCT gtaaacTCAACTATTCCCATTACTTCTGAAATTTTTAAAAGACATGGTGTTTACAATCCTAACCGTATTTTTGGCGTTACTACCCTGGACATCGTACGAGCCAACACATTTGTAGCTGAGCTGAAG GGTCTGGATCCAGCACGTGTAAATGTTCCTGTAGTTGGTGGCCACGCTGGCAAAACTATTATTCCACTGATTTCTCAG TGTACCCCCAAAGTAGAAATTCCTCAAGATCAGCTGGACCCTCTTACTGTCAGGATTCAAGAAGCTGGAACAGAAGTGGTTAAAGCTAAAGCTGGATCAG GATCTGCAACACTGTCTATGGCCTATGCTGGAGCACGTTTTGTCTTTTCACTGCTGGATGCTATGAATGGAAAAGAGGGTGTTGTGGAATGCTCTTTTGTTAGATCTGAAGAGACCGAAAGCCCATATTTCTCAACTCCTCTGCTGCTGGGG AAAAATGGCATTGAGAAGAATCTTGGCTTGGGAAAACTGTCTGCATTTGAAGAGAAGCTTGTAGCTGAAGCTATGGGAGAGTTGAAGGCTTCTATTAAGAAAGGAGAGGATTTTGCGAAAAACTTCAAGTGA
- the LOC140334547 gene encoding N-acyl-aromatic-L-amino acid amidohydrolase (carboxylate-forming)-like, which yields MSSFVQCAPISRVVVFGGTHGNEMSGVTLAKHWLKDPSEIQRPTFTAESCIANPLAVEKCVRYLDQDLNRSFSHEVLSCPGSEGDPYEIRRAQEINRQYRPFDFAFDLHNTTSNMGATLLRCSKDDLFSLHLANYLQSSSGDQSMPCYNFLIDIPEKDNAYLQNITKHALCLELGPQPQGVNRSDMLFRMRELINQALDFINLFNEGKEFPSFETDIYRFVSRVDFPRDSAGEISAVIHPELQDKDYIPLKPGDPIFKTLSGKDVLYEGEKILYPTFINEAAYYEKKVAFILTEKVNWKVPALKVEQ from the exons ATGAGCTCATTTGTCCAGTGTGCACCAATTTCACGGGTGGTTGTTTTTGGAGGTACTCATGGAAATGAGATGTCTGGAGTCACACTTGCTAAACACTGGCTGAAGGACCCTTCAGAGATTCAGAGACCGACATTTACAGCAGAGTCCTGCATAGCCAATCCACTAGCTGTTGAGAAATGTGTTCGATATCTGGACCAAGACCTCAACCGCAGCTTCTCACATGAAGTATTAAG CTGTCCAGGGTCTGAAGGTGATCCATATGAAATCCGAAGGGCACAAGAAATTAATAGGCAATACAGACCTTTTGATTTTGCTTTTGATCTACACAATACCACTTCAAACATGGGAGCCACATTGCTCCGCTGCTCAAAGGATGATCTCTTCTCTCTGCATTTAGCAAACTATTTACAG AGCAGCAGTGGGGATCAATCTATGCCATGCTACAACTTCCTCATCGACATACCAGAGAAGGATAATGCATACctgcaaaatattacaaagcATGCACTGT GTTTAGAACTCGGGCCACAGCCTCAAGGAGTGAACAGATCAGACATGCTTTTTAGAATGAGAGAGCTTATAAACCAAGCCTTGGACTTCATCAATCTTTTCAATGAAG gtaaagaGTTTCCAAGTTTTGAAACAGATATTTACAGGTTTGTATCTAGAGTGGATTTTCCTCGAGACTCTGCGGGTGAAATTTCAGCAGTTATCCATCCTGAGCTGCAG gacaAAGACTATATTCCTTTGAAGCCCGGAGATCCTATCTTCAAGACGTTAAGTGGAAAAGATGTGCTCTATGAAGGAGAGAAAATCTTGTACCCCACATTTATTAATGAGGCAGCATATTATGAGAAAAAAGTGGCTTTTATATTAACTGAAAAAGTCAACTGGAAAGTGCCTGCTTTGAAAGTAGAACAGTAA